In Saccharomycodes ludwigii strain NBRC 1722 chromosome III, whole genome shotgun sequence, one DNA window encodes the following:
- a CDS encoding uncharacterized protein (similar to Saccharomyces cerevisiae YLR438W | CAR2 | Catabolism of ARginine) produces MTVTDKKSYVFQCKISETPAQVIGGKGTRITVEKDGKVYDDVIDGVTGAAVGALGWGDEDIVDVITEAAKTSTYTFPSLIGNKQSEELAKFYIDHSPKDAFASALWCCSGSEANENCMKIMYQYWLERGKTKKTKFISRDSSYHGFTIGSLSIADNARAVAFKDILLPGTQCLKMPVCYPYRFQKKGQTEAEYVQGLLDALEKLIVDNDPETIISVTVETLPGSSIGTVPPPKGYLPGIRALCNKYDILMHLDEVMCGTGRSNPNGGLNCWENFMPLDQGPDLQTVGKTLGSGYVTIAGVLVSPKVKDAYVKGSNGVIGSHTYASHAFNCSVALGVQKKIIGQGLTKNIFKMGNLMGETLKKELLSKDNIVGDVRGIGGFWSLEFVKDREEKISFPPKLDIGHRFQDVCFENGINVMGMTGNYDYMTDDGDIALLAPSFIITEKDVEEIVARVVKSVDDLTAALKKEGEF; encoded by the coding sequence atgactGTCACTGACAAAAAATCCTATGTTTTTCAATGCAAAATCAGCGAAACACCTGCCCAAGTTATAGGTGGTAAGGGTACTCGTATTACTGTTGAAAAAGATGGTAAAGTATATGATGACGTTATCGATGGCGTTACTGGTGCTGCTGTTGGTGCTTTAGGGTGGGGTGATGAAGACATTGTTGATGTTATCACTGAAGCCGCCAAAACTTCTACTTATACTTTCCCATCTTTGATTGGTAACAAACAATCTGAGGAATTGGCCAAGTTCTACATTGACCATTCTCCAAAGGATGCATTTGCTTCTGCTTTGTGGTGTTGTTCTGGTTCTGAAGCCAATGAAAATTGTATGAAGATCATGTACCAATACTGGTTAGAACGTGggaaaacaaagaaaaccAAGTTTATTTCTAGAGATAGCTCTTACCACGGGTTTACCATTGGTTCTTTATCTATTGCCGACAATGCTCGTGCAGTTGCCTTTAAGGATATTTTGTTGCCAGGAACCCAATGTTTGAAAATGCCAGTTTGTTATCCATACAGATTCCAAAAGAAGGGTCAAACTGAAGCTGAATATGTCCAAGGATTATTAGATGCTTTGGAAAAGTTGATTGTTGATAATGATCCAGAAACTATTATTTCTGTTACTGTTGAGACTTTACCAGGTTCATCAATTGGTACTGTTCCACCACCAAAGGGATACTTGCCAGGTATTCGTGCCTTGTGTAACAAATATGATATTTTGATGCACTTGGATGAAGTTATGTGTGGTACTGGTAGATCGAATCCAAATGGTGGATTGAATTGTTGGGAAAACTTTATGCCATTGGACCAAGGTCCAGATTTACAAACTGTTGGTAAGACTTTGGGGTCTGGTTATGTTACCATTGCTGGTGTCTTGGTTAGTCCAAAAGTTAAAGATGCTTATGTTAAAGGTAGTAATGGTGTTATTGGTTCACATACCTATGCCTCCCATGCCTTTAATTGTAGTGTTGCCTTGGGTgttcaaaagaaaattattggaCAGGGTTTAACTAAgaacatttttaaaatgggTAACTTGATGGGTGAAACTTTAAAGAAGGAGTTATTGTCCAAGGATAATATCGTTGGTGACGTTAGAGGTATTGGTGGGTTTTGGTCTTTAGAATTTGTTAAGGACAGGGAAGAAAAGATTAGTTTCCCTCCAAAATTAGATATTGGCCATAGATTTCAAGATGTATGCTTTGAAAATGGCATAAATGTGATGGGTATGACCGGTAACTACGATTACATGACTGATGATGGTGACATTGCTTTGTTGGCCCCATCCTTTATCATTACTGAAAAAGATGTCGAGGAAATTGTTGCAAGAGTTGTTAAATCAGTCGACGACTTGACTGCTGCTTTGAAAAAGGAAGGTGAATTTTGA
- the SIP5 gene encoding Sip5p (similar to Saccharomyces cerevisiae YMR140W | SIP5 | Snf1 Interacting Protein) codes for MGNVPGKLDEQGINTINANVPNANTSSNSTHTNSTSTNSGSSHVRNTRSSTISSFTGNSTRSSRQRRATSLVGSFINGATGRSRSDTAAINKNSTKKKNPKERDLLKEEHDKKLVVKYYENVDGGYLAPYGCHHREKLDYDADVVRKLIIDRKLAPFYIPLEDFDTNWTDQEIIKIFDSLTLHQAYIQDPEEFDDIPLGNDIEDYDEIISLVSMDQSLSKRDQKKLKSMIFKARLYRRRINWQEMENEIYFNGKLEAKNKNLPSDDLKLALYKYNGMECPICFLYFPGPMNISRCCLQPICTECFVQIKRHDPHFSHDEQNSEQQEDDPHLLISEPARCPYCATPNFGITYTPPIDRCTGIHGYAPKSYVSKGNQQGKTATETDAEHPTVTSDEDDNTSPSANVEPPSRRISVSANDPSVVTSDMIRPDWESRLNKARLRLARKSANATAIHMSNRLVERRNINNDNAKDLEEEMIKHAIRLSLSDGN; via the coding sequence ATGGGTAATGTTCCAGGTAAGTTAGATGAACAGGGTATAAATACTATCAACGCAAATGTACCTAATGCAAATACATCATCTAATAGCACACATACCAATAGTACTAGCACCAACTCTGGCAGCAGTCATGTTAGAAATACACGATCATCCACCATTTCTTCATTTACCGGGAATTCAACTAGAAGTTCAAGACAAAGAAGGGCCACTTCATTAGTTGGCTCTTTTATTAACGGTGCAACTGGAAGATCAAGAAGTGATACCGCAGcaatcaacaaaaatagtaccaaaaagaaaaatccAAAAGAAAGAGATTTATTGAAAGAGGAAcatgataaaaaattagtgGTTAAATATTATGAAAATGTTGATGGCGGATATTTAGCGCCTTATGGCTGTCACCATCGCGAGAAACTAGATTATGATGCAGATGTTGTTCGTAAGTTAATTATAGACAGGAAACTAGCTCCATTTTATATTCCATTGGAAGATTTTGATACAAATTGGACAGACCAAGAGATCATTAAGATATTTGATAGTTTAACACTACACCAAGCATACATTCAAGATCCAGAAGAATTCGATGATATACCTCTCGGAAACGATATTGAAGATTATGAtgaaattatttctttggTTTCTATGGATCAATCATTGTCTAAAAGGGATCAGAAGAAACTAAAATCAATGATTTTTAAGGCAAGGTTATacagaagaagaataaaTTGGCAGGAAATGGAAAATgagatttattttaatggGAAATTGGAagcaaaaaataagaatttACCCAGCgatgatttaaaattggCCTTGTACAAGTATAATGGTATGGAATGTCCAATTtgctttttatattttccagGACCAATGAATATCAGCAGATGCTGTTTGCAACCTATTTGTACGGAATGCTTTGTCCAGATTAAAAGACATGATCCTCACTTTAGCCATGATGAACAGAATTCAGAACAACAGGAGGATGATCCACATCTGTTAATATCGGAGCCTGCCCGTTGTCCATACTGTGCTACCCCTAATTTTGGCATAACCTATACACCACCCATAGATCGTTGTACAGGTATTCATGGATATGCACCAAAGTCATATGTTTCTAAAGGAAATCAACAGGGCAAGACGGCTACAGAGACCGATGCGGAGCATCCTACTGTGACAAGCGATGAGGATGATAACACTAGTCCTTCTGCCAATGTGGAGCCACCTTCTAGGCGGATATCTGTTTCAGCCAATGATCCATCTGTAGTCACATCTGACATGATTAGACCTGATTGGGAGTCTCGTTTAAATAAGGCCAGATTAAGATTAGCCAGGAAATCAGCGAATGCCACTGCCATCCACATGAGCAACAGGTTGgttgaaagaagaaatataaataatgataatgccAAAGACTTGGAAGAAGAGATGATCAAGCATGCTATTAGGTTAAGTCTATCAGACGGGAATTGA
- the RPP1A gene encoding ribosomal protein P1 (similar to Saccharomyces cerevisiae YDL081C | RPP1A | Ribosomal Protein P1 Alpha), producing the protein MSTEKALSYAALILADSEVEITSEKLMSLVTAANLEIESIWANIFAKAMESQNLTELLVNFNTGASGAGAVAGGAAAGGAAAGEDAAEEKEEEAKEESDDDMGFGLFD; encoded by the coding sequence ATGTCTACTGAAAAAGCTTTGTCCTATGCCGCTTTGATTTTGGCCGACTCTGAAGTTGAAATTACTtctgaaaaattaatgtcTTTAGTCACAGCTGCTAATTTGGAAATTGAAAGTATTTGGGCTAATATTTTCGCCAAGGCTATGGAATCCCAAAACTTGACCGAATTGCTTGTTAACTTCAATACTGGTGCTTCCGGTGCTGGTGCTGTTGCTGGTGGTGCTGCTGCTGGTGGTGCTGCTGCTGGCGAAGATGCTGCtgaagaaaaggaagaagaagccAAGGAAGAATCCGATGATGACATGGGTTTCGGTTTATTCGATTAA
- a CDS encoding 60S ribosomal protein eL13 (similar to Saccharomyces cerevisiae YDL082W | RPL13A | Ribosomal Protein of the Large subunit (paralog of YMR142C | RPL13B) | uncharacterized intron close to the beginning of the gene) → AISKNLPLLKNHFRKHWQERVKVHFDQAGKKVSRRHARATRAAKITPRPLDLLRPIVRAPTAKYNRKVRAGRGFTLAEVKAAGLTPAYARTIGIAVDHRRQNTNTETFELNVQRLKEYLSKVIVLPKKGKAEPAEQVLSTAASFPIAQPVSDVEAREVVDNGESAFRTLRLARSEKRYKGIREKRARDKAAAEAEKKK, encoded by the coding sequence gctATTAGTAAGAATTTACCACTTTTGAAGAACCACTTCAGAAAGCACTGGCAAGAACGTGTTAAAGTCCACTTTGATCAAGCTGGTAAGAAGGTTTCTAGACGTCATGCTAGAGCTACCAGAGCTGCCAAGATTACTCCAAGACCATTGGACTTGTTGAGACCAATTGTTAGAGCTCCAACTGCTAAGTACAACAGAAAAGTCAGAGCTGGTAGAGGGTTTACTTTAGCTGAAGTTAAAGCTGCTGGTTTGACTCCTGCTTACGCTAGAACCATTGGTATTGCTGTTGACCACAGAAGACAAAACACCAACACCGAAACTTTTGAGTTGAATGTTCAAAGATTAAAGGAATACTTGTCCAAGGTTATTGTTTTGCCAAAGAAAGGAAAGGCCGAACCAGCTGAACAAGTTTTGTCTACTGCTGCTTCTTTCCCAATTGCTCAACCAGTTAGCGATGTTGAAGCTAGAGAAGTTGTTGATAATGGTGAATCTGCTTTCAGAACTTTGAGATTAGCTAGATCTGAAAAGAGATACAAGGGTATCAGAGAAAAGAGGGCTAGAGATAAGGCTGCAGCTGAAGctgaaaagaagaaataa
- the RPS16B gene encoding 40S ribosomal protein uS9 (similar to Saccharomyces cerevisiae YDL083C | RPS16B | Ribosomal Protein of the Small subunit (paralog of YMR143W | RPS16A)): MSTVQSVQTFGKKKTATAVAHVKAGKGLIKVNGSPITLVQPEILRFKVYEPLLLVGLDKFTNIDIRVRVTGGGHVSQVYAIRQAIAKGLVAYHQKFVDEQSKNELKKAFTSYDRTLLIADSRRSEPKKFGGRGARSRFQKSYR, from the exons ATGTCAACTGTTCAAAGTGTTCAA aCTTTCGGTAAGAAGAAGACTGCTACTGCCGTTGCTCATGTTAAGGCCGGTAAAGGTTTGATTAAGGTTAACGGTTCTCCAATCACCTTGGTTCAACCAGAAATCTTGAGATTCAAGGTTTACGaaccattattgttagttGGTTTGGACAAATTCACTAACATTGATATCAGAGTTAGAGTCACTGGTGGTGGTCACGTTTCCCAAGTCTATGCTATCAGACAAGCTATTGCCAAAGGTTTGGTTGCTTACCACCAAAAGTTTGTTGATGAACAATCCAAAAATGAATTGAAGAAGGCTTTTACTTCTTACGACAGAACTTTGTTAATTGCTGACTCCAGAAGATCAGAACCAAAGAAATTTGGTGGTCGTGGTGCTCGTTCTAGATTCCAAAAATCCTACCGTTAG
- the FDO1 gene encoding Fdo1p (similar to Saccharomyces cerevisiae YMR144W | FDO1 | Forkhead one interacting protein involved in DOnor preference) — protein MQSTILLGNKNYCESITQLNLLKTPTFEKAEALLKSSQATSNKSDFDEFKSDVALVLTKLFTYITALEDYNSRLTLENYISKKEIDEISSRFEVEKNLNNQQFEKIKCRLVNSSKDLENKLNNCERKITKYRSQIIKKNREINNLRKIISDANLILPSSSLDVNTTAVSSSSIFTSFSSNSSFSSSKGSEQQASKPSLCTSVSLQTDNTAVSKGLTKLPSLTRTLNAQSNTSIRRLNSTGGTCKSDSNMLNALGLLAAKVLTDDRQVTTANNGRDCIPSLVKSHSTLGISNDSTGRQFPQTTNTITYMPPISTVKIKNNNLVFKGGSPFNNNDNTYSSCSGHGDSTSLNNNIINSSTNNTTIITENCATSQSSRFEETEIDDAVTEVDENTTTMMLNNQNILKNGTPMPKKVLKFDVVQNILPLPRMVDINTTTQDNILEPQEKAHSGDSTIIQENF, from the coding sequence ATGCAAAGTACGATATTGCTAGgtaacaaaaattattgtgAATCTATAACACAATTGAATCTATTAAAAACTCCGACTTTTGAAAAAGCAGAGGCCCTATTGAAATCTAGTCAAGCAACTAGCAATAAGAGTGATTTTGATGAGTTCAAATCTGACGTTGCTTTAGTTTTAACTAAGTTATTTACTTATATTACAGCATTAGAAGATTACAATTCAAGATTGACCTTGGAGAATTACATTAGCAAAAAAGAGATTGATGAAATATCATCAAGGTTTGaggttgaaaaaaatttaaataaccaacaatttgaaaaaattaaatgtcGCTTGGTGAATAGTTCCAaagatttagaaaataaactGAATAATTGCGAACGGAAAATAACCAAGTATAGATCtcaaattataaaaaaaaatagagaaATTAACAATTtgagaaaaataatcagTGAtgcaaatttaattttgccTTCTTCATCTTTGGATGTCAATACCACAGCAGTTTCCTCCTCTTCAATTTTCACAAGTTTTTCCTCAAACAGCTCGTTTTCGTCATCCAAAGGTAGTGAGCAACAGGCAAGCAAGCCTTCATTGTGTACTTCTGTGTCACTGCAAACTGACAATACAGCTGTCAGCAAGGGTCTAACCAAACTACCTTCATTAACTAGAACATTAAATGCACAATCAAACACCAGTATTCGTAGATTAAATAGCACAGGTGGTACTTGTAAATCGGATTCTAATATGCTGAATGCTTTAGGATTGTTGGCTGCTAAAGTTTTAACAGATGACAGGCAGGTTACCACCGCTAATAATGGACGTGACTGTATTCCAAGTCTAGTGAAAAGTCATAGCACTTTGGGTATTTCAAATGATTCAACGGGACGACAATTTCCTCAAACTACCAATACTATTACTTATATGCCACCTATCAGCACcgttaaaataaaaaataataatctgGTGTTTAAAGGTGGTTCACCGTTTAATAACAACGACAATACTTATAGTAGTTGCAGTGGACATGGCGATTCGACctctttaaataataatattatcaacaGCAGTACTAATAACACCACTATCATCACGGAAAATTGTGCCACATCTCAAAGCAGCAGGTTTGAAGAAACGGAAATAGACGATGCAGTCACAGAAGTCGATGAAAATACTACTACAATGATGTTGAAtaaccaaaatattttaaaaaatggtaCGCCCATGCCTAAGAAAGTTCTTAAATTTGACGTTGTACAAAACATCTTACCATTACCTAGAATGGttgatattaatactaCAACGCAggataatattttagagCCTCAGGAAAAAGCACATAGTGGTGATTCTACCATTAttcaagaaaatttttaa
- the SUB2 gene encoding ATP-dependent RNA helicase SUB2 (similar to Saccharomyces cerevisiae YDL084W | SUB2 | SUppressor of Brr1-1), with amino-acid sequence MSNEVEEDLLEYSDHEQEFQIPESKAATNGESSATVTNSKGEEKEGGNNEEGQKKGSYVGIHSTGFKDFLLKPELSRAIVDCGFEHPSEVQQATIPQSIHGTDVLCQAKSGLGKTAVFVLSTLQQLDPVPGEVSVVVICHTRELAYQIRNEYLRFSKYMPDVKTAVFFGGTSMREDIDKLSDKEKCPHIVVATPGRLKALVREKKIDLSHVKNFVVDECDKVLEKPDMRQDVQDIFRATPRDKQVMMFTATLNEEMKPVCRRFLQNPLEIFVDDEAKLTLHGLQQYYIKLEEREKNRKLAQLLDDLEFNQVIIFVKSTNRANELTKLLNASNFPAITVHSNMKQEDRILRYKAFKEFEKRICVSTDVFGRGIDIERINLAINYDLPNEADQYLHRVGRAGRFGTKGLAISFISSAEDEEVLEKIQSRFDVKIAPFPEEGVDPSTYLNN; translated from the coding sequence ATGTCTAACGAAGTTGAAGAAGATTTATTAGAATATTCTGATCACGAACAAGAATTTCAAATTCCAGAATCCAAAGCCGCAACTAACGGTGAATCTTCTGCCACTGTTACTAACTCCAAGGGCGAGGAAAAGGAAGGTGGAAACAATGAGGAAGGTCAAAAAAAGGGTTCTTATGTAGGTATTCATTCTACTGGTTTTAAGGATTTCCTATTGAAACCAGAATTATCCAGAGCCATTGTAGATTGTGGTTTTGAACATCCAAGTGAAGTTCAACAAGCCACTATTCCCCAATCAATTCATGGTACTGATGTTTTATGTCAAGCAAAATCCGGTCTAGGTAAGACTGccgtttttgttttgtctACTCTACAACAATTAGATCCAGTACCAGGCGAGGTTAGTGTCGTTGTTATTTGTCATACAAGAGAATTAGCTTATCAAATTCGTAATGAATATTTGAGATTTTCCAAGTACATGCCCGATGTTAAAACCgctgttttttttggcgGTACTTCAATGAGGGAAGATATTGACAAGTTATCTGATAAAGAAAAGTGTCCACACATTGTTGTTGCCACTCCAGGTCGTTTAAAAGCTTTGGTTAGAGAGAAGAAAATTGATTTGAGCCACGTGAAgaattttgttgttgacgAATGTGATAAAGTTTTGGAAAAACCAGACATGAGACAAGACGTTCAAGATATTTTTAGGGCTACTCCAAGAGATAAACAAGTTATGATGTTTACTGCTACTTTAAACGAAGAAATGAAACCAGTATGTAGACGTTTTTTGCAAAACCCACTAGAAATCTTTGTTGATGACGAGGCCAAATTGACTTTACACGGTCTacaacaatattatatCAAATTAGAAGAACGtgaaaaaaacagaaagtTGGCCCAATTGTTGGATGACTTGGAATTTAACCAAGTTATTATCTTTGTCAAATCTACCAATAGAGCTAATGAGTTGACCAAACTATTGAACGCTTCTAATTTTCCAGCTATAACTGTCCACAGTAATATGAAACAAGAAGATCGTATTCTACGTTATAAAGCttttaaagaatttgaaaaacGTATTTGTGTTTCCACAGATGTCTTTGGTAGAGGTATTGATATTGAAAGAATTAATTTAGCTATCAATTATGACTTACCAAACGAAGCTGATCAATATTTGCATCGTGTTGGTAGAGCTGGTAGATTTGGTACCAAGGGGTTGGCTATTTCCTTTATTTCTTCTGCAGAGGATGAAGAAGTTTTGGAAAAGATCCAAAGTCGATTTGATGTTAAAATTGCGCCATTCCCAGAAGAAGGTGTTGACCCATCAacatatttaaataattag
- the INP2 gene encoding Inp2p (similar to Saccharomyces cerevisiae YMR163C | INP2 | INheritance of Peroxisomes): protein MNIQTDYHLLNSGLFIMEDKKNISHKKKLQLKNPFDELLLKKNKSIELTSYPSFTGSVSLFSSSTSSSDLIYAPIPPPKLSVLGDNSPTILNDDESLSKFSNDYRIDKNGNIGLISQGSRSISNETLTTSVSFNSRINNKNNYNNKYAYDYSYYNNGLDQSNPNNNWLKLVKRIFEDAPFVQEDQFLDELKYTIISSKLLSETSLSSSKVKISPVTKSILDFKDNFRSNNKLLNCTNKGVLTKYGCLIVTEKSFLLRRITPSYIKTALFIYSTLKKLLRTANLPNKNVFGERKRIFILLLIINYLNLQQQTFASKFIKYSTLLSLKKSLCYFQNFNDLVSKYLNYYKELVAQQNITNNNINGNNNFFSEREKSNVIKDLNEVHIMLNTCLFSAFHKVFDTIKLFLPLININTFVRYVGVFNIDLLSIYNSYKIYPSNDPILQYKSYVEIMKFFLCTILSISCNNSFEIDQENKKFLSNTPLTHDMLAFLENLFQFVDKENGTFDQTGGFTNSGAGNYNDNSKFNCLKSQLQDISEFYKPFIELMGKRKELLFYRGGTDAINNSNRLSDDGLIEGDRLSAELIDTLSFYLRNIQNRLLSANKLKLNDPKFQTLINKELSNVTDAWNSYIVRDPSNIYKQRNECVYRSNTNSLRASNNKCKGPINGLSLNVVKPSRNTSLLPVKSLGLSTNDNLINIEEPVGENTTTKEVEEQETDDNSLSMHNTTIMTHASKFRASTPEDYHYSPLNPKLTTPIEDIIDVEEGYSSGASLEMAESGNVIKHKSNANTGDPNSVYEKFKQLSDDELRNRLNERIKSFARENRKGKKMQLLSKKSFDLLANNESGTKPTTKHLIKHAKKKKVKIIEKKNIDTNFVENASDRSSEELLYYGLDNQSKLDNHLKFCNGISKPCVSDTGNDIIVESLENITEGISKKMFREENIPFFYELNDILNINKSDKTDKDFDNDY, encoded by the coding sequence ATGAACATCCAAACAGATTACCATTTATTGAATTCAGGTTTATTTATCAtggaagataaaaaaaatatatcacataaaaagaaattacaACTCAAAAATCCCTTCGATgaacttttattaaagaaaaataaatccatCGAACTCACTTCCTATCCTTCCTTTACCGGTTCAGTATCGTTGTTTTCCTCGTCAACGTCATCATCTGATCTCATTTACGCACCTATCCCGCCTCCCAAGTTATCTGTGTTGGGAGACAATTCGCCTACTATCTTGAATGATGATGAATCTCTATCCAAATTTTCGAATGATTATCGCATAGACAAGAATGGTAACATAGGACTCATTTCACAAGGCTCAAGATCGATTTCTAATGAAACCCTCACTACATCTGTAAGTTTTAATTCTCgtataaataacaaaaataactataataacaaatatgcTTAtgattattcttattataataatggaCTCGACCAATCCAATCCCAATAACAACTGGTTGAAACTGGTTAAACGGATATTCGAAGATGCTCCCTTTGTTCAGGAAGATCAATTTTTAGATGAATTAAAGTACACTATCATATCTTCAAAATTATTGTCAGAAACATCACTATCGTCCTCAAAGGTTAAAATTTCACCTGTAACTAAATCAATTTTGGATTTTAAAGACAATTTTAGGTCaaacaacaaattattaaactGCACTAATAAAGGTGTTCTAACCAAATACGGTTGCCTGATTGTTACCGAGAAAAGTTTCCTGCTTCGCAGAATAACGCCCTCATATATCAAAACAGCATTGTTTATCTATTCAACACTTAAAAAGTTGCTTCGCACTGCAAATttaccaaataaaaatgtttttggAGAAAGAAAACgtatttttatacttttattgatcataaattatttaaaccTGCAGCAACAAACCTTTGCATCgaaatttatcaaatacTCTACTTTGCTaagcttaaaaaaaagtttgtgttattttcaaaactttaatGATTTAGTCTCCAagtatttaaattattataaggAACTAGTGGCGCAACAAAACattactaataacaatatcaatggcaacaacaattttttttcggaaagagaaaaatcTAACGttataaaagatttaaatgaAGTTCATATTATGTTAAATAcatgtttattttctgcTTTCCACAAAGTGTTTGATActattaaactttttttacctcttattaatattaacacATTTGTTAGGTATGTTGGAGTTTTCAATATCGATTTGttatctatatataattcCTACAAGATATATCCTTCAAATGATCCTATTTTACAATATAAAAGTTATGTGGAAATtatgaaattttttctatgtACCATTCTGTCAATTTCTTGCAATAACTCATTTGAAATTGAccaggaaaataaaaagtttttgtcAAACACCCCATTAACACATGACATGCTGgcatttttagaaaatttatttcaatttgttgataaagaaaatgggACATTTGACCAAACTGGGGGTTTTACAAATAGTGGCGCTGGCAATTACAATGATAACAGTAAATTCAATTGTTTGAAATCACAGTTGCAAGACATAAGTGAATTTTATAAACCATTTATAGAATTGATGGGCAAAAGAAAggaacttttattttatcggGGGGGTACTGATgcaattaataatagtaacagATTATCGGATGATGGATTAATTGAAGGTGATCGTCTATCTGCGGAATTAATTGACactttatctttttatttgagaaatattcaaaatagGTTACTCTCGgctaataaattaaaattaaatgatcCTAAATTTCAAACATTGATAAATAAAGAGCTTAGCAATGTTACAGATGCGTGGAATTCATACATAGTAAGAGACCCGtcaaacatatataaacaacGAAATGAATGCGTTTATAGATCAAACACTAATAGCCTTAGGGCCTCAAACAACAAATGTAAAGGACCAATTAATGGTTTATCATTGAATGTTGTTAAACCATCAAGAAATACATCCCTGTTACCTGTTAAAAGTCTAGGACTAAGTACTAACGATAACCTTATAAATATTGAAGAGCCGGTGGGAGAAAATACTACCACAAAAGAAGtagaagaacaagaaacGGATGATAACAGTTTATCAATGCACAATACCACAATTATGACACATGCCTCTAAATTTAGGGCAAGCACTCCGGAAGACTATCATTATTCCCCATTGAACCCTAAACTAACTACACCTATTGAAGATATTATCGACGTTGAAGAAGGATATTCCAGTGGTGCAAGTTTAGAAATGGCGGAAAGCGGCAATGttataaaacataaaaGTAACGCAAACACGGGCGATCCTAACTCTGTATACGAAAAGTTTAAACAGTTATCTGACGACGAATTAAGAAACAGACTGAATGAACGAATTAAATCATTTGCTAGAGAGAACAGGAAGGGTAAAAAAATGCAATTATTAAGTAAGAAAAGTTTTGACTTATTAGCTAATAATGAAAGTGGTACGAAGCCCACAACTAAACACCTTATTAAACATgcgaagaaaaaaaaggtgaagataatagaaaagaagaatataGATACAAACTTTGTTGAGAATGCTAGTGATAGATCTAGCGAAGAGTTATTGTATTATGGTCTAGATAATCAAAGTAAACTGGATAATCATTTGAAATTTTGTAACGGCATTTCAAAGCCTTGTGTTTCCGATACGGGAAATGATATTATAGTTGAaagtttggaaaatattacaGAAGGAATTTCGAAAAAAATGTTCAGGGAGGAAAatattccatttttttatgagTTGAatgatatattaaatattaataaaagcgACAAAACCGATAAAGATTTCGATAACGATTATTAA